In one window of Azotobacter salinestris DNA:
- a CDS encoding haloacid dehalogenase type II: MRPLHILLMLLTFLMAGLQPALAEPAPGQTRLKPRVIFFDVNETLLDLESMRQSVGAALGGRQELLPLWFSTMLHHSLVESATENYHDFGTVGTAALLMVARKHGIALGEEQARNAIVTPLLRLPAHPEVREGLQALKNQGYTLVTLTNSTRRGVQTQLENAGLADLFADNLSIEEIKLYKPHLRTYRWAAERMGVNPEEALLVAAHGWDIAGAKAAGMPAIFVARPGQTLYPLAAEPDRTVRDIRELAEVLDSR, encoded by the coding sequence ATGCGTCCCCTGCATATCCTCCTGATGCTGCTGACCTTCCTCATGGCAGGCCTGCAGCCAGCCCTTGCCGAGCCCGCGCCTGGGCAGACCCGCCTGAAACCCAGGGTCATCTTCTTCGATGTGAACGAAACCCTGCTCGACCTGGAGTCCATGCGCCAGTCCGTCGGCGCGGCCCTGGGCGGCCGGCAGGAGCTGCTGCCGCTGTGGTTCTCGACCATGCTGCACCACTCGCTGGTCGAAAGCGCCACCGAGAACTACCACGACTTCGGCACGGTCGGCACCGCCGCGCTGCTGATGGTGGCCAGGAAGCACGGCATTGCGCTGGGCGAAGAGCAGGCCCGCAATGCGATCGTCACCCCCCTGCTCAGGCTGCCGGCCCACCCCGAGGTGCGTGAAGGCCTGCAGGCGCTGAAGAACCAGGGCTACACCCTGGTCACCCTGACCAACTCCACCCGCCGCGGCGTGCAGACGCAACTCGAAAATGCCGGACTGGCGGACCTGTTCGCCGACAACCTGAGCATCGAGGAGATCAAGCTCTACAAGCCGCACCTGCGCACCTACCGCTGGGCCGCCGAACGGATGGGCGTCAACCCGGAAGAGGCGCTGCTGGTCGCGGCCCACGGCTGGGACATCGCCGGCGCCAAGGCCGCCGGCATGCCGGCGATCTTCGTCGCCCGTCCCGGGCAGACCCTCTATCCGCTGGCCGCCGAGCCCGACCGCACGGTCAGGGACATCCGCGAACTGGCCGAGGTGCTCGACAGCCGCTGA
- a CDS encoding helix-turn-helix transcriptional regulator, with protein MTTIHTTQQLGKALRAARKQLGLTQSQLALAAGVGLRFIVDLEAGKPTLRLENSLRVIEALGGEISLNGLPAPTVGDDHGA; from the coding sequence ATGACCACTATTCATACCACCCAACAACTGGGCAAGGCTCTGCGCGCGGCCCGCAAGCAACTGGGGCTGACCCAGTCCCAACTGGCGCTGGCAGCCGGCGTCGGCTTGCGCTTCATCGTCGACCTGGAGGCCGGCAAGCCCACGCTGCGGCTGGAAAACAGCCTGCGCGTGATCGAAGCACTGGGCGGCGAAATCAGCCTGAATGGCCTGCCAGCGCCGACCGTGGGCGACGATCATGGCGCATAG
- a CDS encoding HipA N-terminal domain-containing protein, producing MAHRLEVWLFATRIGTLALVEGRLTFQYDSDWLKQPNAVALSCSLPLQAEPFDERRTRPFFAGLLPEGHLRRLIAQQLQVSRQNDFALLDHIGGECAGAVTFLAPEQALPQPADSSEVEWLGNTQIIALLDELPRRPMLAGQDGLRLSLAGA from the coding sequence ATGGCGCATAGGCTCGAGGTCTGGCTGTTTGCCACTCGCATTGGAACCCTGGCCCTGGTCGAGGGCCGACTCACTTTCCAATACGACTCCGATTGGCTGAAGCAGCCGAATGCGGTCGCGCTGTCGTGCTCGCTACCGCTGCAAGCCGAACCGTTCGACGAGCGCAGGACACGACCGTTTTTCGCCGGCCTGCTGCCCGAAGGCCATCTGCGCCGCCTGATCGCCCAGCAGCTCCAGGTATCCAGGCAGAACGACTTCGCCCTTCTGGACCACATCGGTGGCGAGTGTGCTGGAGCCGTCACCTTCCTGGCGCCGGAACAGGCCTTGCCCCAGCCTGCGGACAGCAGCGAGGTCGAGTGGCTGGGCAATACACAGATTATCGCCCTTCTGGACGAGTTGCCTCGCCGCCCCATGCTGGCAGGCCAGGATGGCCTGCGCCTCTCGCTAGCCGGCGCCTAG